The following are from one region of the Periophthalmus magnuspinnatus isolate fPerMag1 chromosome 5, fPerMag1.2.pri, whole genome shotgun sequence genome:
- the rbck1 gene encoding ranBP-type and C3HC4-type zinc finger-containing protein 1, whose amino-acid sequence MTTEVDDTLKEAEDLAKALSDALSSGDGPEAVKLSQMLSQLSVPVCVSISRKAYPQDLIRLKVGVEDGQSDTYIPVILEVSADMTIAQLKDKISADFGFHPSLQRWVIGKRLAKDPETLFSHGIRQSGDQAFLFILSASAAHLTKHQHKLDQQQQVLEGIVETIQAMQLLPRGSLGDKTPPKAAKKGPALPPKPPKAERPLPPIPKEGWACPQCTFVNKPTRPGCEICSQARPEDYEVPNVHKPDAEEVKRMQQEEIAMQLYEQARLEEREQNYLDLIETDNIELIPNQEEVDCPVCFTPLQPLEGIVLRECLHTFCKECLIGTIVNSQDAEVSCADTTCDSKLLDREIKALLTEAQLQRFMELRLSIAESRSEHSFHCQTPNCPGWCIYEDEVNEFPCNICNETNCILCRAIHKDMNCKDYQDDLRIRAENDQAAQKTKQMVDAMLQNGEAMKCPRCEIIVQKKDGCDWICCVMCKTEICWVTKQARWGPNGRGDTSGGCRCNLANHQPCHPNCQNCH is encoded by the exons aTGACTACTGAGGTTGACGACACTTTAAAAGAAG CTGAGGACCTCGCCAAGGCGCTAAGTGACGCCCTCAGCTCTGGAGATGGGCCTGAAGCGGTCAAACTTTCCCAAATGCTTTCCCAGCTctctgtgcctgtgtgtgtcagcATCAGCAGAAAGGCTTACCCCCAGGACCTCATCAG ACTGAAAGTTGGAGTGGAAGATGGCCAGTCAGACACCTACATCCCTGTGATACTTGAGGTTTCTGCTGACATGACGATTGCACAACTTAAAGATAAG attAGTGCTGACTTTGGCTTCCACCCGTCACTGCAGCGCTGGGTGATCGGTAAACGACTTGCTAAGGATCCAGAAACATTGTTCAGCCATGGTATTCGACAGAGTGGAGACCAGGCCTTCCTCTTTATCCTGTCAGCCAGTGCTGCCCATCTCACCAAGCATCAACACAAACTGGACCAACAGCAGCAAGTTCTTGAAG GAATAGTGGAAACAATCCAGGCAATGCAACTTTTACCCAGAGGCAGTTTGGGGGATAAAACCCCTCCAAAAGCAGCCAAAAAAGGTCCTGCTCTTCCTCCCAAACCTCCAAAGGCTGAACGACCTCTGCCCCCAATACCTAAG gAGGGATGGGCCTGTCCCCAGTGCACATTTGTGAACAAACCCACTCGTCCAGGGTGTGAGATCTGCAGTCAGGCCAGACCAGAGGACTACGAGGTGCCTAACGTACACAAACCAGATGCAGAGGAGGTCAAGAGAATGCAGCAGGAGGAAATAGCCATGCAGCTGTATGAACAG gcTCGGCTGGAAGAAAGGGAGCAAAACTACCTCGACCTGATAGAAACTGACAATATAGAGCTCATCCCCAACCAAGAGGAAGTAGACTGCCCTGTCTGCTTTACCCCTCTGCAACCATTAGAGGGCATTGTTCTCCGGGAATGTCTGCACACGTTTTGCAA GGAATGCCTCATAGGAACAATTGTGAACAGTCAGGATGCAGAGGTGTCCTGTGCAGACACCACATGTGACAGTAAACTGCTGGACAGAGAGATCAAAGCA CTTCTCACAGAAGCGCAGCTGCAGCGCTTCATGGAGTTGCGTCTCAGTATTGCAGAGAGCCGCTCTGAGCACAGCTTCCACTGCCAAACGCCCAACTGTCCCGGATGGTGCATTTACGAAGATGAAGTCAATGAGTTTCCCTGCAATATCTGTAACGAGACCAACTGCATCCTCTGCCGG GCAATTCACAAGGACATGAATTGTAAAGATTACCAAGATGACCTCCGTATTCGAGCAGAGAACGACCAGGCGGCCCAGAAAACCAAACAAATGGTGGAT GCCATGCTGCAAAATGGAGAGGCCATGAAGTGCCCTAGATGTGAGATCATTGTTCAGAAGAAAGACGGCTGTGATTGGATCTGCTGTGTGATGTGCAAGACTGAAATCTGCTGGGTGACCAAACAAGCACGCTGGGGACcgaat